Proteins encoded by one window of Patescibacteria group bacterium:
- the rsmH gene encoding 16S rRNA (cytosine(1402)-N(4))-methyltransferase RsmH, protein MTEFLHKPVLLNEVLEAFDYLKDKKNAVFVDGTLGLGGHSMAIAEKWKMESGKWKVVAIDKDEEALRIAKLRAKDHGLQTNFVFIHDDFHNIDGILDNLKINKINGMLLDLGVSSMQLDYKDRGFSFENPNAPLDMRMDSSQIQSAKDILNNYSISDLEGVLIRGEEKYFKSIARNIAEVRKEKPFRTIGDLLEILKKSIPKKTNGKNFATDTFRALRIEVNDELAPLEKTIEAIVPHLNSGARLSVITFHSLEDRIVKQTFRKLENPCTCPPEFPYCTCGNKPSVKLVSKKAIEPNTDEIAGNPRARSAKLRIVEKI, encoded by the coding sequence ATGACTGAATTTTTGCACAAACCGGTTTTGCTAAATGAGGTATTGGAGGCGTTCGATTATCTAAAAGATAAGAAGAACGCCGTTTTTGTCGATGGAACTCTCGGGCTTGGCGGACACAGCATGGCTATTGCCGAAAAGTGGAAAATGGAAAGTGGAAAATGGAAAGTGGTAGCCATTGATAAAGACGAAGAAGCACTACGGATTGCCAAGCTACGGGCCAAGGACCACGGACTACAAACTAACTTTGTATTCATCCATGATGACTTTCATAATATCGATGGCATATTGGATAATTTAAAGATAAATAAAATCAATGGTATGCTGCTTGATCTTGGCGTCTCGTCAATGCAATTAGACTACAAGGACAGGGGATTTTCATTTGAAAATCCAAATGCCCCACTTGATATGCGAATGGATTCATCACAAATTCAAAGTGCCAAAGATATTTTGAATAATTATTCGATTTCCGACCTTGAGGGTGTGCTCATCCGGGGCGAAGAAAAATATTTCAAATCGATTGCACGGAACATCGCCGAAGTCCGCAAAGAAAAGCCATTTAGAACAATAGGGGACTTACTTGAAATTCTCAAAAAATCGATTCCAAAAAAAACAAATGGAAAAAATTTTGCTACCGATACCTTTCGGGCGCTCAGAATCGAAGTAAACGATGAGCTTGCCCCGCTCGAGAAAACAATCGAGGCGATAGTCCCCCACTTAAATTCCGGCGCAAGGCTTTCTGTCATTACCTTTCACTCTCTTGAGGATCGAATTGTAAAACAAACATTTAGAAAACTTGAAAATCCATGCACTTGCCCACCGGAATTCCCCTATTGTACTTGCGGAAATAAACCCTCGGTAAAACTAGTAAGTAAAAAGGCAATCGAGCCGAATACTGATGAAATTGCGGGGAACCCACGCGCCCGTAGTGCAAAATTAAGAATCGTGGAGAAAATATGA
- a CDS encoding Ig-like domain-containing protein has protein sequence MKALIKLSAAIAAFLLILFAQSCSASDWPTQNSNNQNNPLAFDTFREGNNSYSINLGTITTGPTNVVANGIIYSTAEPASKTLSAYRLSDGQIIWQKSYNTSIYNIVYDSRNIYFASDEFYSLDAETGDQNWKSSICGTKICKVLRIDGNNIYGYRTTSIPSAQIILLDKISSNLIAQNTTASTTMNIDVEIDNSSLYLMSQYSGGAITNVYKLNKSDLTLEKQLDNCPVRAYGGLLDIEYSKLYLSADTVLCTYDLNTLTLNKNLSAGTFGAFVKYGNNIYGKGSYSVSSFGANETTPLPKFFQTIGMTPSSNALVVNGVLYYGTNTGKIWGYNLETGQQKTWDIEVGSAINSLKYSDGHFIITSRVSNLYKLFVVDLNNLSLRLTNFTLNISSPYNLSGTNQYLGQIHCHYIPDFAIWNKIWNREPSPEFTANAYKEKGYDFVALTEHNQVVSMPVTDGILQIQNSEESTQGLGKHHLLALGINDPINDESSDQDRINQINSQNGIAILAHPDSWVYGALSATIEKLSGLKYLETYSHGTKQYMPDAFAFDDFDYLLSKRNNKFLTAGDDYTPGDGFIDGGAIVVFAQNNSQLEIMNNIRNGNFYALQGSGAPRINNISADSISMSISVNEPSTITFIGKNGNKLKSEKNASSSIYSFQGDEIYVRAEIKSDKTGKYAWSQPIYISEDQQSITIGSGLHTTTLENMILNSNSNNAIFAKTVATQDTPSATPPTGYLSPIYQFTTEGQVNPGTILSISYKHENLPVNPKKLSIYSFDELSNSWNPIPSVVDEENMSVAANLEHFSYYTLGADIPDDIEPPSVSLVEPVDLSNISGETLLVANASDNEAVVSVKFYLDQKLIDTDLDSRNGWTANLDSTNTISGIHKLTITAEDLAGNLSSENYDVTIASHIAAPTISLNSPSENQRLFVDSDIQGNYLSSITVEQIGIYLDNVFVKNASVDKEKSTFLEKMNWSQFKEGTHTLGIVLSDTEGNTTSSSINIEIAQNVTATIISPANQNYLSNQKIDLVVNVQPTSENVVILIDGKQVPNNTKIDLIGYHLGRHTIEVQFGDKIIASSEFQIVTNYDDTRSIVARLSRERHIKNAGIAHAIISKLKTAQMMGKRKNPIPEKTALIKLALYIFRQSIGSNAKIDGYARNILLEHISYLVKD, from the coding sequence ATGAAAGCATTAATTAAATTATCTGCCGCTATAGCGGCATTTTTGTTAATCCTTTTTGCACAGAGTTGCTCCGCATCAGATTGGCCAACACAAAATTCAAACAATCAAAACAACCCGCTCGCTTTTGACACGTTTCGTGAAGGAAATAATTCATATTCTATTAATCTTGGCACAATAACCACCGGCCCAACCAATGTAGTTGCAAATGGAATTATTTATTCCACAGCAGAGCCGGCCAGTAAAACCCTTTCAGCATACAGACTCTCGGATGGGCAAATAATTTGGCAAAAATCTTACAACACTTCAATATATAATATTGTGTATGATTCCAGAAACATTTATTTTGCTTCTGACGAGTTTTATTCTCTAGACGCAGAGACTGGCGATCAAAATTGGAAATCAAGTATTTGTGGCACAAAAATATGTAAAGTTCTCAGAATTGATGGAAATAATATATATGGTTATCGCACCACATCTATTCCCTCAGCTCAAATAATACTTTTGGACAAAATCAGTAGCAATTTAATTGCACAAAATACCACTGCATCCACCACAATGAATATCGACGTGGAAATTGACAATTCTTCTCTGTATTTGATGTCGCAATATTCCGGTGGCGCGATTACCAATGTTTATAAGTTAAACAAATCAGATCTAACGCTCGAAAAACAATTGGATAATTGCCCTGTTCGCGCTTATGGAGGACTGCTTGATATAGAATACAGCAAATTATATTTATCTGCTGATACGGTGTTGTGCACCTATGATTTAAACACCCTCACCTTAAACAAGAATTTATCAGCTGGAACTTTTGGTGCTTTTGTCAAATACGGAAATAATATATACGGAAAAGGATCTTACAGCGTCAGTTCCTTTGGGGCAAACGAGACCACACCATTGCCTAAATTTTTCCAAACTATCGGTATGACTCCCTCATCCAATGCATTGGTAGTAAACGGAGTCTTATATTACGGCACAAACACCGGCAAAATTTGGGGTTACAATTTAGAAACCGGCCAACAAAAAACATGGGATATAGAGGTGGGTTCAGCAATTAACAGCCTCAAATATTCCGATGGCCACTTTATAATTACAAGCCGCGTAAGCAACTTATACAAATTGTTTGTAGTTGATCTAAATAATTTATCACTCAGATTAACAAATTTTACTCTTAATATTAGCAGTCCCTATAATTTATCCGGCACGAATCAATACCTTGGCCAAATTCATTGCCATTATATTCCCGATTTTGCCATATGGAATAAAATCTGGAACAGGGAGCCATCACCGGAATTTACTGCGAATGCTTACAAAGAAAAGGGTTATGACTTTGTGGCTCTCACGGAGCATAACCAAGTTGTATCGATGCCAGTGACAGATGGAATTCTGCAGATTCAAAATTCAGAAGAGTCAACGCAAGGACTCGGGAAACACCACCTGCTAGCGCTAGGAATTAATGATCCAATTAATGATGAGTCGTCTGACCAAGACAGAATTAATCAGATAAATTCCCAGAACGGAATTGCAATTCTGGCCCACCCCGACTCATGGGTGTACGGCGCTCTGTCTGCAACGATTGAAAAACTTTCGGGATTGAAATATTTGGAAACATATAGCCATGGTACAAAACAATACATGCCCGATGCATTTGCTTTTGATGATTTTGACTACCTCTTATCGAAACGCAACAACAAGTTTCTCACCGCTGGAGATGATTATACACCAGGAGATGGCTTTATCGATGGTGGGGCAATAGTCGTATTTGCCCAAAACAACAGTCAGTTGGAAATTATGAATAATATAAGAAATGGAAATTTTTATGCTCTTCAGGGCTCAGGCGCCCCGCGGATAAATAATATTTCCGCAGATAGCATATCCATGTCCATAAGTGTGAATGAGCCATCAACCATTACATTCATCGGTAAAAATGGAAACAAATTAAAAAGCGAAAAAAATGCATCAAGCTCAATATATAGTTTTCAAGGGGATGAAATATATGTTCGAGCTGAGATAAAATCTGATAAAACCGGCAAATATGCATGGTCCCAGCCAATATATATTTCAGAAGATCAGCAAAGTATAACAATTGGAAGTGGATTACATACTACAACTCTCGAGAATATGATTTTAAACTCTAATTCAAATAATGCGATTTTTGCTAAAACCGTTGCAACCCAAGACACACCTTCAGCAACTCCGCCAACAGGTTATTTGAGTCCTATCTATCAGTTTACGACCGAGGGTCAGGTAAACCCTGGAACAATTCTTTCGATTAGTTACAAACATGAAAATCTACCTGTGAATCCCAAAAAATTATCAATTTATTCTTTTGACGAATTATCCAATTCTTGGAATCCAATCCCGAGTGTAGTGGACGAAGAAAATATGAGTGTCGCAGCAAATCTTGAACACTTTTCCTATTATACCCTTGGGGCAGATATCCCGGACGATATTGAACCCCCCTCTGTTAGCCTTGTCGAGCCAGTTGATCTTTCCAACATTTCCGGTGAAACATTACTGGTTGCAAACGCGAGTGATAATGAGGCAGTGGTATCTGTAAAGTTTTATCTTGATCAAAAACTAATTGACACCGATCTTGACAGCAGAAACGGCTGGACCGCAAATCTAGATTCAACCAATACTATTTCCGGAATTCACAAACTTACCATAACCGCAGAAGACCTGGCTGGTAACTTATCGAGCGAAAACTATGATGTTACTATCGCAAGCCACATCGCAGCTCCCACAATCTCCTTAAATTCTCCATCAGAGAATCAAAGACTTTTTGTGGATTCAGATATTCAGGGTAATTATTTGAGCAGCATCACAGTTGAACAAATTGGAATTTATCTGGACAATGTTTTTGTTAAAAATGCTAGCGTTGATAAAGAAAAATCAACCTTCCTTGAAAAAATGAATTGGTCACAATTCAAAGAAGGTACCCATACGCTAGGTATAGTTTTGTCTGATACTGAAGGCAACACAACTTCATCTTCGATAAATATCGAGATTGCCCAAAATGTAACTGCTACAATTATTTCTCCAGCAAATCAAAACTATCTTTCGAACCAAAAAATTGATCTTGTGGTGAATGTTCAGCCAACAAGCGAAAATGTCGTAATTCTAATCGACGGTAAACAAGTTCCTAACAATACAAAAATTGATTTAATCGGTTACCATCTCGGCAGACATACCATCGAAGTTCAGTTCGGTGATAAAATTATCGCCTCATCGGAATTTCAAATCGTAACAAATTATGACGACACAAGAAGTATTGTGGCTCGATTATCAAGAGAAAGGCACATTAAAAATGCAGGGATTGCACATGCGATAATTTCAAAATTGAAAACCGCTCAAATGATGGGCAAACGAAAGAACCCTATCCCCGAGAAAACAGCATTAATAAAGCTTGCATTATATATATTCAGGCAATCAATCGGGTCCAATGCAAAAATCGATGGCTACGCAAGGAATATTTTATTAGAACATATTAGTTATTTGGTAAAAGATTGA
- a CDS encoding epoxyqueuosine reductase QueH, giving the protein MKKLLLHSCCGPCLSSVYKMTEADFEVTPFWFNPNIEPEREFDLRLETFTTLCKKYKTKPIIEESGFREWQNQIRGLESLPEGGKRCKKCIKFRLTETAKKAKELNFDIFGTTLSVSPHKDAEMINRLGKEVADRYEVEFLEADFKKNDGYEKSIELSKKYDLYRQNYCGCRYSDKNFGNFKSS; this is encoded by the coding sequence ATGAAAAAACTTTTGTTACATTCTTGTTGTGGGCCATGCTTATCGTCGGTTTACAAAATGACCGAGGCTGATTTCGAGGTTACTCCATTTTGGTTTAACCCAAATATCGAGCCGGAACGTGAATTTGATTTGCGGCTAGAAACTTTCACTACTCTTTGCAAAAAATACAAAACAAAACCAATTATCGAGGAAAGCGGTTTTCGAGAATGGCAGAATCAAATTCGGGGATTGGAAAGTTTGCCTGAGGGTGGCAAGCGGTGCAAAAAATGTATCAAATTCCGCCTTACCGAAACGGCAAAAAAAGCGAAGGAATTAAATTTTGACATTTTTGGCACAACTCTTTCTGTTTCACCGCACAAAGATGCCGAGATGATAAATCGGCTTGGAAAAGAAGTCGCTGATCGATATGAGGTCGAATTTCTCGAGGCAGATTTCAAGAAGAATGACGGATATGAAAAATCAATAGAACTTTCAAAAAAATACGATCTCTACAGGCAGAACTATTGCGGTTGCCGATACTCCGACAAAAATTTTGGCAACTTCAAGTCGAGCTAG
- the uvrB gene encoding excinuclease ABC subunit UvrB: MKFKIHSKFKPMGDQPQAIERLAKNIDEKVKHQTLLGVTGSGKTFTIANVIEKVQKPTLVIAHNKTLAAQLADEFREFFPENAVHYFVSYYDYYQPEAYIPQTDTYIEKDSSINDEIDRLRHAATHALLTRKDVIIVASVSCIYGIGSPELYRSENFTFRIGENISRDEFLKKLTNQQYSRNDLELKRGTFRLKGDTFEIFPAYANNSIKVEFFGNQVERISEIDWVTGGKLQDLEEFEVFPAKHFITPENIQKRATEQIRKDLEAQVAKFKSDGKLLEAQRIEERTNYDLEMIENVGYCSGIENYSRYFDSRNPGEPPNVLIDYFPKDFLLVIDESHMTIPQVRGMYAGDRARKEKLVEYGFRLPAAIDNRPLKFPEFYKKISQTIYTSATPDEYEIEKSTKDNEVSGKHKDYPAVIEQLIRPTGLLDPEVEIRKTEGQINDLISEMEKRTEKHERVLVTTLTKRMAEELTDFLAEKKIKVQYLHSDIDTLERSEILHSLRLGEFDVLVGINLLREGLDLPEVSLVAILDADKEGFLRSSVSLIQTIGRAARHKDGKVIMYADTITRSMKYAISETQRRRVLQDRYNKVHGIIPKSIEKAVKEKEIKQEKKLQFIEKDFVVLSKSEKKKQIFELERDMYEAAKNLEFEKAAEIRDSITILESKMK; the protein is encoded by the coding sequence ATGAAATTTAAAATACATTCAAAATTTAAGCCAATGGGCGATCAGCCTCAGGCCATCGAGAGATTGGCAAAAAACATTGATGAAAAAGTAAAGCATCAGACCCTTTTGGGTGTGACCGGATCGGGAAAAACTTTTACGATTGCAAATGTTATTGAAAAAGTGCAGAAACCGACACTTGTTATTGCCCACAACAAAACTCTTGCGGCCCAGCTCGCAGACGAATTCCGCGAATTTTTCCCAGAAAATGCAGTTCATTATTTTGTTTCTTATTATGATTATTACCAGCCCGAAGCGTATATACCACAGACCGACACATATATAGAAAAAGATTCATCAATTAATGATGAAATTGATCGATTGCGCCACGCAGCCACTCATGCGCTCTTGACCCGCAAAGATGTAATTATAGTCGCGTCGGTATCCTGCATCTATGGCATCGGTTCGCCGGAATTGTATCGGTCAGAAAACTTTACATTTCGAATTGGTGAAAATATTTCCCGTGACGAGTTCTTGAAAAAATTAACCAACCAGCAGTACAGCCGTAACGACCTGGAGCTCAAACGTGGTACCTTTCGCCTAAAGGGTGATACCTTTGAAATATTTCCCGCCTATGCGAATAACTCCATTAAAGTGGAATTTTTTGGCAATCAGGTTGAAAGAATTTCAGAAATCGATTGGGTTACCGGAGGTAAATTGCAAGACTTGGAGGAATTTGAGGTATTTCCTGCGAAACATTTTATCACTCCGGAAAATATTCAAAAACGAGCCACGGAACAAATTCGAAAAGATCTTGAGGCACAGGTTGCAAAATTTAAATCAGATGGAAAACTTCTTGAAGCCCAAAGGATAGAAGAAAGGACAAATTATGATCTTGAGATGATTGAGAATGTCGGTTATTGTTCCGGTATTGAGAATTATTCAAGATATTTTGATAGCAGGAATCCTGGCGAACCACCAAATGTGCTCATCGATTACTTTCCCAAAGATTTTCTTTTAGTGATTGATGAATCTCACATGACAATTCCTCAGGTTCGGGGTATGTATGCTGGCGATCGGGCTCGAAAAGAAAAGCTGGTTGAATATGGATTTAGGTTGCCAGCAGCAATCGACAATCGCCCGCTTAAATTTCCTGAATTTTACAAAAAAATAAGCCAAACAATATATACTTCGGCAACGCCGGACGAGTATGAAATTGAAAAAAGCACCAAAGATAATGAAGTTTCTGGTAAGCACAAGGATTATCCAGCGGTTATTGAACAATTAATTCGTCCGACCGGGCTTTTGGATCCGGAGGTTGAGATTCGAAAAACAGAAGGCCAAATAAATGATTTGATCTCTGAAATGGAAAAGCGAACGGAGAAACATGAAAGAGTTTTAGTTACCACACTAACTAAGCGTATGGCAGAAGAACTCACTGACTTTTTGGCTGAGAAAAAAATCAAGGTTCAGTATTTGCATTCTGATATCGACACATTGGAACGATCAGAAATATTACACTCCTTGAGGCTGGGTGAATTTGACGTTCTTGTCGGAATAAATCTCCTACGTGAGGGTCTGGATTTGCCCGAAGTTTCGCTTGTGGCGATTTTGGATGCTGACAAAGAAGGATTTTTACGATCTTCTGTTTCTTTGATCCAAACCATTGGCCGTGCGGCACGGCACAAAGATGGCAAAGTGATCATGTATGCCGACACCATCACCAGGTCAATGAAGTATGCAATTTCCGAAACCCAAAGGAGAAGGGTACTTCAAGATCGATATAATAAAGTTCATGGAATTATTCCAAAAAGCATTGAGAAAGCAGTGAAAGAAAAAGAAATTAAACAAGAGAAAAAATTACAATTTATTGAAAAAGATTTTGTTGTACTCTCAAAAAGTGAAAAGAAAAAACAGATTTTTGAGCTTGAGCGTGACATGTACGAAGCTGCTAAAAATTTGGAATTTGAAAAAGCAGCTGAAATTCGCGACTCAATCACAATTTTGGAATCTAAGATGAAGTAG
- a CDS encoding 50S ribosomal protein L25 — MTDFTFSAEKREENAKKIRNAGKIPAIIYGKGFDPINISVDETAFNRLFRDAGSSNLVDLGVGDQKIKVLIHEIQTNPVTEKIEHIDFYKVNLKEKIKTEIPLEIIGETDLVINQEGSMIMNKDAVEVECLPSDLVDHIDVDVSVLTDFEQNIKVGDLRVSDKIEILDDPEEVVVIVQPPRSEEELEALNEEVVENVEAVEVEGEKAEGEEAGEAETAEGSEETPAEEKKEE; from the coding sequence ATGACAGATTTTACCTTTAGTGCTGAAAAGCGCGAAGAGAACGCAAAAAAAATAAGAAACGCAGGAAAAATTCCTGCAATAATTTATGGAAAAGGTTTCGATCCTATCAATATTTCTGTAGACGAAACTGCATTTAACAGGCTTTTCCGTGACGCGGGATCGTCAAACCTTGTCGATCTTGGCGTTGGAGACCAGAAGATCAAAGTCCTTATTCATGAAATTCAAACAAATCCGGTGACTGAGAAAATCGAACACATTGATTTTTACAAGGTTAATCTTAAAGAAAAGATTAAAACTGAAATTCCTCTTGAAATCATCGGAGAAACCGATCTTGTTATCAACCAGGAAGGCAGCATGATCATGAACAAAGACGCTGTCGAAGTAGAGTGTTTGCCATCCGATCTTGTGGACCACATCGATGTTGATGTTTCGGTCTTGACCGACTTTGAACAAAATATCAAAGTGGGAGACTTGCGAGTTTCGGATAAGATCGAAATCCTTGATGATCCGGAAGAGGTAGTTGTTATTGTCCAGCCACCGAGATCAGAGGAAGAGCTTGAGGCTCTGAACGAAGAAGTTGTCGAAAATGTGGAAGCTGTCGAAGTTGAAGGCGAAAAAGCCGAAGGTGAAGAAGCTGGCGAAGCTGAGACTGCTGAAGGTTCTGAAGAAACCCCGGCTGAAGAGAAAAAAGAAGAATAA
- the trmD gene encoding tRNA (guanosine(37)-N1)-methyltransferase TrmD yields the protein MKFNVITLFPKMFEGPLSESILKRAQKNSLIDINLINLRDFAIDKHKTVDDTPYGGGAGMVLRVDIVDHAISNLKSPFGLAQGGQISNRKKVRTILLTPTGTKFDQKKAIELAKYDELTLIAGHYEGFDQRIHEHLVDEEISIGDYVLTGGELPAMVMIDTISRMIPGVIKEESAANESFMNGDESDYPVYTRPVEYNGWKVPEVLQNGNHAEIEKWRNEHKK from the coding sequence ATGAAATTCAATGTCATTACATTATTTCCAAAGATGTTCGAGGGGCCTCTCTCTGAGAGTATTCTTAAACGTGCTCAGAAAAATAGTTTAATCGATATCAACCTCATAAATTTGCGCGATTTTGCCATCGACAAGCACAAAACCGTCGATGATACCCCGTATGGTGGTGGCGCCGGGATGGTTTTGCGCGTCGACATTGTCGATCACGCAATCTCAAATCTCAAATCTCCCTTCGGCCTCGCTCAGGGCGGGCAAATCTCAAATCGAAAAAAAGTAAGAACTATTTTATTAACTCCAACTGGCACGAAATTTGATCAAAAGAAGGCTATCGAGCTTGCAAAATATGATGAGCTCACACTTATTGCCGGGCATTATGAAGGTTTTGACCAGCGAATTCACGAGCATTTGGTTGATGAAGAAATTTCAATTGGCGATTATGTCCTAACCGGTGGAGAACTTCCGGCAATGGTGATGATTGATACAATATCAAGGATGATTCCGGGTGTAATCAAAGAGGAATCTGCTGCCAACGAATCATTTATGAACGGCGATGAATCCGACTATCCAGTATATACCCGACCGGTGGAATATAATGGGTGGAAAGTACCTGAAGTTTTGCAGAACGGAAATCATGCAGAAATCGAAAAATGGCGGAATGAACACAAAAAATGA
- a CDS encoding MiaB/RimO family radical SAM methylthiotransferase, whose translation MKYYLWIIGCQYNEWDGARVKYFLDQLDFLETKKPADAEIVIILACSVRQTAIDRIFGRIKNWKDKKILVGGCILDSDKKKFTSRGIKLFDSSSFESLAKLLPKDVGPSSNLTIQKFNPSTALGAGNTSNYVPIMIGCNNFCSYCAVPYTRGREKSRPYEDVILDVKALIHRGESEIMLLGQNVNSYKINQKTKPQGGPFGIKSDAAESSRAESRDLNSKLKSKSDFAILLEDLNDLPGNFIISFMSNHPKDMAGDIIEAVAILPKVKKEIHLPLQSGSDKILKAMNRPYTKSQYLKIIDKIRKANSDIKITTDVIVGFPGETEKDFEETIEVFKKVNFSLAYVNKYSPRSGTAAYKLGDPVLWSEKQRRWRILNDLVNKK comes from the coding sequence ATGAAATATTATCTTTGGATAATTGGATGCCAATACAATGAATGGGATGGCGCGAGAGTTAAATATTTTCTCGACCAGCTTGATTTTTTGGAAACTAAAAAACCGGCAGACGCAGAAATAGTCATTATCCTCGCCTGCTCTGTACGGCAAACTGCAATCGACCGCATATTTGGCCGGATAAAAAATTGGAAGGATAAGAAAATTCTGGTCGGTGGCTGCATTCTTGATAGCGACAAAAAGAAATTTACGAGTAGGGGCATCAAGCTATTCGATTCATCTAGTTTTGAATCTCTTGCTAAATTATTGCCTAAAGATGTAGGCCCATCCAGCAATTTAACAATCCAAAAATTCAACCCTTCGACTGCGCTCGGGGCAGGCAATACTAGCAATTATGTGCCTATTATGATTGGGTGCAATAATTTTTGTTCATATTGTGCTGTACCTTATACTCGCGGACGGGAAAAGTCGAGGCCGTATGAAGATGTCATACTAGATGTAAAGGCGCTAATCCATCGTGGTGAGTCAGAAATCATGCTTTTGGGGCAAAACGTAAATTCATACAAAATAAATCAAAAGACAAAGCCCCAAGGGGGTCCCTTCGGGATCAAAAGCGACGCAGCGGAGTCATCCCGAGCGGAGTCGAGGGATCTCAACTCAAAACTTAAAAGTAAATCTGATTTTGCCATACTACTGGAAGATTTAAATGATCTCCCGGGCAATTTCATTATTTCTTTTATGTCGAACCACCCAAAGGACATGGCAGGTGATATTATTGAAGCAGTTGCGATATTGCCAAAAGTCAAAAAAGAGATTCACCTTCCGCTCCAATCCGGATCGGATAAAATTTTGAAAGCAATGAATCGCCCCTATACAAAATCACAATATTTGAAAATTATCGACAAAATTCGAAAAGCAAATTCGGATATCAAGATCACAACAGATGTAATAGTTGGATTTCCGGGGGAAACAGAAAAGGATTTCGAAGAAACTATAGAAGTTTTCAAAAAAGTTAATTTTTCTCTTGCCTACGTCAACAAGTATTCACCCCGCTCCGGCACTGCAGCTTACAAGCTCGGTGATCCTGTTCTCTGGAGCGAAAAACAGCGTCGCTGGCGAATCCTGAACGACTTAGTAAATAAAAAATAA
- a CDS encoding AIR synthase related protein encodes MDVEQGDLFSAYAGKVCHASFQNSPLIEVLDLSAGYFRGVRSFRPVGLPADWSLDFTSDGNGTKPIVSDAAMKHEGAAHDLVAMCCGDITRNGGCPVVFNNQLDVATLGKEGDSINMVFRSMITELGEVATAMRIVLFRGETAELGPCVGTDNPNPFAAFNWCGAALGAYLPQLMITGNNVAEGDLIMALRENGFRANGISSVRKAFAMRYGTEWFDHPVVIDQGYLQQAAEPSVLYDPFFTHLNGWWTGSFEPLIQVKKIIHVTGGAFGGKLGDDFLFRRGMSADLPDLFDPPEIMLLCKEWRGSSSTEAYKAWNGGQGALAIISPSDAEDFLSNAQDFGHDAKICGEVTRRDTPSITITSKFDGEVITYS; translated from the coding sequence GTGGACGTAGAACAAGGCGATCTGTTTAGCGCGTACGCAGGCAAGGTCTGCCATGCAAGCTTTCAGAACTCGCCTCTCATCGAGGTGTTGGATCTCTCTGCGGGATACTTCCGCGGAGTTAGGTCCTTCCGGCCAGTCGGACTGCCGGCTGATTGGTCACTCGACTTCACTTCCGACGGCAACGGCACCAAGCCGATTGTTTCGGATGCGGCAATGAAGCACGAAGGGGCTGCCCATGACCTGGTAGCGATGTGCTGCGGCGACATCACCAGAAACGGCGGCTGTCCCGTAGTCTTCAACAACCAACTCGATGTCGCCACGCTTGGCAAGGAGGGCGACTCCATCAACATGGTATTCCGCAGCATGATCACAGAACTCGGCGAAGTAGCTACGGCCATGAGGATCGTGTTGTTCCGTGGCGAAACCGCCGAACTCGGACCCTGTGTCGGAACAGACAACCCCAACCCGTTTGCTGCGTTCAACTGGTGTGGTGCGGCGCTTGGTGCCTATCTGCCACAACTGATGATCACTGGCAACAACGTGGCAGAGGGAGACCTGATCATGGCACTTCGGGAAAACGGATTCCGTGCCAATGGCATCAGCTCGGTCCGAAAGGCATTTGCCATGCGGTACGGAACCGAATGGTTCGACCATCCCGTGGTGATCGACCAGGGATATCTTCAGCAAGCGGCAGAGCCGTCCGTGCTCTACGATCCGTTCTTCACTCACCTGAACGGGTGGTGGACCGGAAGCTTCGAACCCCTCATTCAGGTGAAGAAGATCATCCATGTCACCGGAGGAGCCTTCGGAGGCAAGCTGGGCGACGACTTCCTGTTCCGTAGGGGAATGTCGGCTGACCTTCCCGATCTCTTCGACCCACCTGAGATCATGCTCCTCTGCAAGGAGTGGCGCGGCTCGTCAAGCACAGAGGCATACAAGGCCTGGAACGGCGGGCAGGGTGCACTGGCAATCATTAGCCCGTCCGACGCAGAGGACTTCCTGTCCAACGCCCAGGACTTCGGCCATGATGCCAAGATCTGTGGAGAGGTGACGAGGAGAGACACGCCGTCTATCACGATCACATCCAAGTTCGACGGAGAGGTCATCACCTATTCCTAA